A window of the Microbacterium sp. LWH13-1.2 genome harbors these coding sequences:
- the pstA gene encoding phosphate ABC transporter permease PstA produces MTATLTPSPSPSSVVAPVHTTSAGHLPKWAPWALLLVAFVISATIFAFMNAGGDPADFNIALTLVVGLVFYMALIFVISTVVESRRHAIDRLMTALVSGAFVVALLPLISLLYTVVVNGLMRFDGEFFSFSMRNIVGEGGGAVHAIWGTLLITLGATIISVPIGLMTSIYLVEYGEGRKLARGITFLVDVMTGIPSIVAGLFIYSVFALIVGPGTRMGIMGSLALSVLMIPVVVRGSEELLRIVPNELREAAYALGVPKWLTILKVVLPTAIAGILTSIMLAISRVIGETAPLLLTVGVVQGMNLNMFSGQMATLPVFSYMQAKYPGIPVDAYLDRAWAAALTLIVIVMVLNLVARIIAKVFAPKINGR; encoded by the coding sequence ATGACCGCCACACTCACGCCCTCGCCGTCACCCTCGTCCGTCGTCGCTCCGGTGCACACCACCTCAGCAGGCCACCTGCCCAAGTGGGCCCCGTGGGCGCTGCTGCTCGTCGCATTCGTCATCTCCGCGACGATCTTCGCCTTCATGAACGCCGGCGGCGACCCGGCCGACTTCAACATCGCGCTCACGCTCGTCGTCGGACTCGTGTTCTACATGGCGCTCATCTTCGTCATCTCCACTGTCGTCGAGAGCCGCCGTCACGCGATCGATCGGCTCATGACCGCGCTCGTGTCCGGCGCATTCGTGGTGGCCCTCCTCCCCCTGATCTCGCTGCTCTACACGGTGGTGGTCAACGGCCTCATGCGGTTCGACGGCGAGTTCTTCAGCTTCTCGATGCGCAACATCGTGGGCGAGGGCGGCGGCGCGGTCCATGCGATCTGGGGCACCCTCCTGATCACCCTCGGGGCCACGATCATCTCGGTGCCGATCGGCCTGATGACCTCGATCTACCTCGTCGAGTACGGCGAGGGCCGCAAGCTCGCGCGGGGCATCACGTTCCTCGTCGACGTCATGACCGGCATCCCCTCGATCGTCGCCGGTCTGTTCATCTACTCCGTGTTCGCGCTGATCGTCGGACCCGGAACCCGCATGGGCATCATGGGCTCCCTGGCGCTCTCGGTGCTGATGATCCCGGTCGTCGTGCGCGGATCCGAGGAACTGCTGCGCATCGTCCCGAATGAGCTCCGCGAAGCGGCCTACGCACTCGGCGTGCCGAAGTGGCTCACGATCCTCAAGGTCGTGCTGCCCACCGCTATCGCCGGCATCCTGACCAGCATCATGCTGGCCATCTCGCGCGTCATCGGTGAGACCGCGCCTCTGCTGCTCACCGTCGGAGTCGTCCAGGGCATGAACCTGAACATGTTCAGCGGGCAGATGGCGACCCTGCCCGTGTTCTCGTACATGCAGGCGAAGTACCCCGGCATCCCGGTCGATGCCTACCTCGACAGGGCCTGGGCGGCCGCCCTCACCCTGATCGTCATCGTGATGGTGCTGAACCTGGTGGCACGCATCATCGCCAAGGTCTTCGCCCCCAAGATCAACGGCCGCTGA
- the pstB gene encoding phosphate ABC transporter ATP-binding protein PstB, translating to MSKSIEVNDLNVYYSDFLAVEGVSIDIKPNTVTAFIGPSGCGKSTFLRTLNRMHEVIPGARVEGEVLIDGKNLYGAGVDPVLVRRQVGMVFQRPNPFPTMSIKENVLAGVKLNNTRMAKSDQDALVEKSLRGANLWNEVKDRLDRPGSGLSGGQQQRLCIARAIAVSPDVILMDEPCSALDPISTFAIEELIAEIKTQYTVVIVTHNMQQASRVSDKTAFFNIAGTGKPGKLIEYDDTRTMFTTPSVQATEDYVSGRFG from the coding sequence GTGTCCAAGAGCATCGAAGTCAACGACCTCAACGTCTACTACAGCGACTTCCTCGCCGTCGAAGGCGTCAGCATCGACATCAAGCCCAACACCGTCACCGCGTTCATCGGCCCGTCCGGCTGCGGCAAGTCCACGTTCCTTCGCACCCTCAACCGCATGCACGAGGTCATCCCCGGCGCGCGCGTCGAGGGCGAGGTGCTCATCGACGGCAAGAACCTCTACGGCGCCGGCGTCGACCCCGTGCTCGTGCGCCGCCAGGTCGGCATGGTGTTCCAGCGTCCGAACCCGTTCCCCACGATGTCGATCAAGGAGAACGTGCTCGCGGGCGTCAAGCTCAACAACACGCGCATGGCGAAGAGCGATCAGGACGCCCTGGTCGAGAAGTCGCTGCGCGGCGCCAACCTCTGGAACGAGGTCAAGGACCGCCTCGACCGCCCCGGCTCCGGCCTCTCGGGCGGACAGCAGCAGCGTCTGTGCATCGCCCGCGCGATCGCCGTCTCGCCCGACGTGATCCTGATGGACGAGCCCTGCTCGGCCCTCGACCCGATCTCTACCTTCGCGATCGAGGAGCTCATCGCCGAGATCAAGACCCAGTACACGGTCGTCATCGTGACGCACAACATGCAGCAGGCCAGCCGCGTCTCCGACAAGACGGCGTTCTTCAACATCGCCGGCACCGGCAAGCCGGGCAAGCTCATCGAGTACGACGACACCCGCACGATGTTCACCACCCCGTCCGTGCAGGCCACCGAGGACTACGTCTCGGGTCGCTTCGGATAA
- a CDS encoding aminodeoxychorismate lyase gives MTRRFALMIDPAAADADRSDFADTFTLVDAAAPALSVGELSTQRGDGVFESIGVVDGHAQEVLPHLERLAHSAQLCDLPLPNQAQWRRAIEQAAGHCEQGEYVIKLILSRGVEHGPTPTAWVTAAPASDFSEVRERGIRVVTLDRGYDLDVAENAPWLLLGAKTLSYAVNMAALREAHRRGADDAIFLSRDGFVLEAPTASLILRLGDRFVTPAPNGGILHGTTQLSVYEYLAGRGLEVEYGQIPASDLPRADAAWLVSSVRLAAPITAVDAVELPVDHALTAELNRYLLSPRD, from the coding sequence ATGACCCGGCGCTTTGCTCTAATGATCGACCCGGCTGCTGCGGATGCGGACCGCTCCGACTTCGCCGACACCTTCACGCTGGTCGATGCGGCAGCACCCGCCCTGAGCGTGGGGGAGCTGAGCACCCAGCGCGGTGACGGCGTCTTCGAATCGATCGGCGTCGTCGACGGGCACGCGCAGGAGGTCCTCCCTCATCTCGAGCGGCTCGCGCATTCTGCGCAGCTCTGCGACCTGCCGCTGCCGAACCAGGCCCAGTGGCGACGGGCCATCGAGCAGGCGGCCGGCCACTGCGAGCAGGGCGAGTACGTCATCAAGCTCATCCTCAGCAGAGGCGTCGAGCACGGGCCCACCCCGACCGCGTGGGTCACCGCTGCACCGGCATCCGACTTCTCGGAGGTGCGGGAACGGGGGATCCGCGTCGTCACGCTCGACCGGGGATACGATCTCGATGTCGCCGAGAACGCGCCGTGGCTGCTGCTGGGAGCCAAGACCCTTTCATACGCGGTGAACATGGCCGCGCTGCGCGAAGCACACCGGCGAGGCGCCGACGACGCGATCTTCCTCTCCCGCGACGGCTTCGTGCTCGAGGCGCCGACCGCCTCGCTGATCCTGCGCCTCGGCGACCGATTCGTCACGCCGGCGCCGAACGGTGGCATCCTGCACGGCACGACCCAGCTCAGTGTCTACGAATACCTCGCCGGCCGCGGTCTCGAGGTCGAGTACGGGCAGATCCCGGCATCCGATCTTCCTCGTGCGGATGCCGCCTGGCTGGTCTCGAGCGTCAGGCTCGCCGCTCCGATCACCGCTGTCGACGCCGTCGAGCTGCCGGTCGATCACGCTCTCACGGCCGAGCTGAACCGATACCTGCTCTCTCCTCGCGACTGA
- a CDS encoding DNA-directed RNA polymerase subunit beta encodes MPEQFSRPVRRPTSAFDNIVGTHDPAEETRVAHATASALLARVRADESGVSADRLVAFTAEHGIDEIAELWSKAPARTLPGALWRLYLLQLAIHSDPQTAALLYERGRVELSSVDSVVAGAPVPANPDELVALIDTILRGAFRGDFAVALDRAAAFCRVQASGATHTADDYEPTEPSRASELTTRALRLSSYAQDLSASAVLWRTDALA; translated from the coding sequence ATGCCCGAGCAGTTCTCGCGTCCTGTACGCCGACCCACCAGTGCTTTCGACAACATCGTCGGCACTCACGACCCTGCGGAAGAGACGCGAGTCGCACACGCGACCGCATCCGCCCTGCTCGCACGGGTGCGCGCGGATGAGAGCGGTGTGAGCGCGGACCGTCTCGTCGCCTTCACCGCGGAGCACGGCATCGACGAGATCGCCGAGTTGTGGTCCAAGGCGCCCGCGCGGACACTGCCGGGCGCGCTGTGGCGCCTCTATCTGCTGCAGCTCGCCATCCACAGCGATCCGCAGACGGCGGCTCTGCTCTACGAGCGCGGTCGGGTCGAGTTGAGCTCCGTCGACTCGGTGGTCGCCGGCGCCCCGGTACCGGCCAATCCCGACGAGCTCGTCGCCCTCATCGACACGATTCTCCGTGGCGCGTTCCGTGGCGACTTCGCGGTCGCCCTCGACCGGGCCGCGGCCTTCTGCCGTGTACAGGCATCGGGTGCCACGCACACCGCCGACGACTACGAGCCGACCGAGCCTTCGCGTGCCAGCGAACTCACGACCAGGGCACTGCGGCTCAGCAGCTACGCACAGGACCTGTCTGCGTCGGCGGTGCTGTGGCGAACGGATGCGCTCGCCTGA
- a CDS encoding anti-sigma factor, whose protein sequence is MNEQEFAELAAGAALDALSPDDQQRYHAALALHPEWQRIADEDADSAALLSTGVAPTVPSPDIRAALLARIAVTPQSGDVIVTGSAPDALPESAPDVLPESAPDAKSAPDVAPVVSTQPSSIGGEASPKAPAHRLRILFALAACLALLVGVGVGAVAVNEYLNRPASVIALQDIQASGDAQQASVQLESGGTATAHWSASLGKSVLVTDGVPALSAGETYELWYVRGETPIPAGVFAVDDGAATAVLDGEMHAGDVIAVTVEQAGGSPSGLPTTDPVVVIPTA, encoded by the coding sequence ATGAACGAGCAGGAATTCGCGGAACTCGCGGCGGGAGCAGCACTCGATGCGCTGTCGCCCGATGATCAGCAGCGGTATCACGCGGCGCTCGCCCTGCACCCTGAGTGGCAGCGCATCGCCGATGAGGATGCCGACAGTGCGGCGCTCCTCTCCACCGGTGTCGCTCCGACCGTTCCCTCACCCGACATCCGCGCAGCGCTCCTCGCACGCATAGCGGTGACGCCGCAGAGCGGCGATGTGATCGTGACGGGCTCGGCGCCGGACGCTCTACCCGAGTCGGCGCCGGATGTTCTGCCCGAGTCGGCGCCGGATGCGAAGTCAGCACCGGATGTCGCTCCTGTCGTTTCCACGCAGCCCTCCTCGATCGGCGGCGAGGCGAGCCCGAAGGCTCCGGCGCACCGCCTGCGAATCCTCTTCGCACTCGCCGCGTGCCTCGCACTGCTCGTCGGTGTCGGCGTCGGTGCTGTGGCCGTCAACGAATACCTGAATCGTCCCGCGAGCGTGATCGCGCTGCAGGACATCCAGGCTTCCGGCGACGCCCAGCAGGCCAGTGTTCAGCTCGAGAGCGGGGGCACAGCCACCGCGCACTGGTCGGCGTCGCTCGGAAAGTCCGTGCTCGTCACGGACGGCGTACCCGCGCTGTCCGCGGGTGAGACGTACGAGCTCTGGTACGTCCGAGGCGAGACTCCGATCCCGGCCGGCGTGTTCGCTGTCGATGACGGAGCGGCGACCGCGGTGCTCGACGGCGAGATGCATGCCGGCGACGTGATCGCCGTCACCGTGGAGCAGGCCGGGGGTTCGCCGTCCGGGCTGCCGACGACCGACCCGGTGGTCGTCATCCCCACCGCCTGA
- the sigK gene encoding ECF RNA polymerase sigma factor SigK has protein sequence MLVEMVIDGMDVPEDGTAKDAVADLLVRIGDGDQRAFAELYDSLSSRVFGLILRVLVNRSQSEEVLQEVFLEIWQSASKFAPNKGQGRTWVMTIAHRRAVDRVRASQSSADRDVRAGFRDIGVAHDSVAETVELGIEGEKVVNALSGLPEAQREALVLAYYGGYSQNEVAVLVGAPLGTIKTRMRDGLSRLRTAMGVTA, from the coding sequence ATGCTGGTAGAGATGGTCATCGATGGGATGGACGTACCCGAGGACGGTACGGCAAAGGATGCTGTCGCTGACCTGCTCGTTCGCATCGGCGACGGCGATCAGCGCGCATTCGCGGAGCTCTACGACTCGCTCTCCTCGAGAGTGTTCGGTCTCATCCTCCGCGTGCTCGTCAACCGCTCGCAGAGCGAAGAGGTGCTTCAGGAAGTTTTTCTGGAGATCTGGCAATCCGCTTCCAAGTTCGCTCCGAACAAGGGGCAGGGAAGAACCTGGGTGATGACGATCGCGCACCGTCGTGCGGTCGACCGGGTACGGGCGTCCCAGTCCAGCGCGGACAGAGACGTACGGGCCGGGTTCAGGGATATCGGGGTCGCGCACGACAGCGTCGCGGAAACGGTCGAGCTGGGCATCGAGGGCGAGAAGGTCGTGAATGCTCTCTCGGGTCTTCCCGAGGCACAGCGCGAAGCTCTCGTCCTGGCCTACTACGGCGGATACAGTCAAAATGAAGTCGCGGTGCTCGTGGGGGCACCGCTGGGGACGATCAAGACACGGATGCGAGATGGGCTCTCGCGTCTCAGGACAGCCATGGGGGTGACAGCATGA
- a CDS encoding fasciclin domain-containing protein, protein MFSTKKKVTAAITLGLASAFLLSACSMGGTTDEPSESMAPESSETTAPETMDPAADLVGPGCAAYAEAVPDGAGSVEGMALDPVATAASNNPLLKTLVAAVSGQLNPDVNLVDTLNGDEFTVFAPVDDAFAKIDPATIEALKTDSATLSSILTYHVVPGQIAPSDIDGTHATVQGADLEVTGSGDSLMVNDANVICGGVKTANATVYLIDSVLMPPAE, encoded by the coding sequence ATGTTCAGCACCAAGAAGAAGGTCACCGCAGCCATCACCCTCGGCCTTGCGAGCGCATTCCTGCTCTCCGCATGTTCCATGGGTGGAACCACCGACGAGCCGTCGGAGTCGATGGCACCGGAGTCGTCCGAGACGACCGCTCCCGAGACGATGGATCCCGCCGCGGACCTCGTCGGTCCCGGTTGCGCCGCATACGCAGAGGCAGTGCCGGATGGCGCAGGTTCGGTCGAGGGCATGGCTCTTGACCCGGTCGCCACCGCAGCATCCAACAACCCGCTGCTCAAGACCCTGGTCGCCGCAGTCAGCGGCCAGCTCAACCCCGACGTCAACCTCGTCGACACGCTGAACGGTGACGAGTTCACCGTCTTCGCTCCGGTCGATGACGCCTTCGCGAAGATCGACCCCGCCACCATCGAGGCTCTCAAGACCGACAGCGCCACGCTGAGCTCGATCCTGACGTACCACGTGGTCCCCGGCCAGATCGCCCCCTCTGACATCGACGGCACCCACGCCACCGTTCAGGGCGCTGACCTCGAGGTCACCGGCAGCGGAGACTCGCTGATGGTCAACGACGCGAACGTCATCTGCGGTGGCGTCAAGACCGCCAACGCCACCGTGTACCTGATCGACTCGGTGCTGATGCCCCCGGCTGAGTAA
- a CDS encoding type 1 glutamine amidotransferase domain-containing protein, whose protein sequence is MATLTDSRVAFLATDGFEDSELTSPWEAVQSEGASATLIAPEGLQITGKNGHVQHVDLTSDAAKADEFDALVLPGGVVNADHLRLDKASIDLARSFFEQHKPVAVICHGAWILIEAGVVDGRTLTSYPSLATDLRNAGATWVDEEVVVDEGLVSSRTPDDLPAFNAKLIEEVAEGRHAEQTA, encoded by the coding sequence ATGGCGACTCTCACCGACAGCCGAGTGGCATTCCTGGCCACGGACGGATTCGAGGACAGCGAGCTGACCAGTCCGTGGGAAGCAGTGCAGAGCGAGGGCGCGAGCGCCACGCTGATCGCACCTGAAGGACTGCAGATCACCGGGAAGAACGGTCACGTCCAGCATGTCGATCTCACCTCGGATGCCGCGAAGGCCGACGAGTTCGACGCGCTCGTGCTTCCGGGCGGCGTGGTGAACGCCGACCACCTGCGTCTCGACAAGGCATCGATCGACCTCGCCCGCTCGTTCTTCGAGCAGCACAAGCCGGTTGCGGTCATCTGCCACGGCGCGTGGATTCTGATCGAGGCCGGCGTCGTCGACGGACGCACCCTGACGAGCTACCCGAGTCTCGCGACAGATCTCCGCAACGCCGGAGCGACCTGGGTCGACGAAGAGGTCGTGGTCGACGAAGGCCTGGTCTCGAGCCGCACCCCCGACGACCTGCCCGCGTTCAACGCAAAGCTGATCGAAGAGGTCGCCGAAGGGCGTCACGCCGAGCAGACCGCGTGA
- a CDS encoding CGNR zinc finger domain-containing protein: MHLNPYGEYAVLLAASLADDFPADRAGIEERTLEMGMTMTFPPAPDDHERVREVVDDWLQIVDERDPAARAEVLNAQMAKAAAYPRLTNHDGEGWHLHYRDDVQSLPYVLRAIFAVGTSLHLVTRGMDRLGRCEASPCTNVVVDVTRNGRQRFCSVRCANRAAVRRHRARAGA, translated from the coding sequence ATGCATCTCAACCCTTACGGCGAGTATGCGGTGCTGCTGGCCGCTTCGCTCGCCGACGACTTTCCCGCCGATCGCGCCGGAATCGAGGAGAGGACGCTCGAGATGGGCATGACGATGACGTTCCCGCCTGCGCCCGATGATCACGAACGCGTCCGTGAGGTCGTCGATGACTGGCTGCAGATCGTCGACGAGCGGGACCCCGCGGCCAGGGCCGAGGTGCTCAACGCGCAGATGGCGAAGGCCGCGGCCTATCCGCGCCTGACGAACCACGACGGCGAGGGGTGGCACCTGCACTACAGAGACGACGTGCAGTCACTGCCGTACGTGCTGCGGGCGATCTTCGCGGTGGGCACGTCGCTGCACCTCGTCACGCGAGGCATGGATCGCCTCGGACGTTGCGAGGCCTCGCCCTGCACCAATGTCGTCGTCGACGTGACGCGCAACGGGAGGCAGCGCTTCTGCTCGGTGCGCTGTGCGAACAGAGCGGCGGTCCGGCGTCACAGGGCGCGCGCGGGCGCCTGA
- a CDS encoding DUF1697 domain-containing protein translates to MTRSALLLRAVNVSGRNRVPMTELREALVPVLGEVSTYIASGNILCEHPHDPASACGEVRALIAREFGVDTPVILRTHEALVRALESHPFSGATEKLLHAMFLEGPAAPGAVEALQQRLVPGERIALVGDDLWIDYAEGGVHSTKLTKAVLDRALGVAGTARNLRTVMKLAELTA, encoded by the coding sequence GTGACGCGTAGCGCGCTCCTGCTGCGTGCGGTCAACGTCTCCGGGCGCAATCGAGTGCCGATGACAGAGCTGCGTGAGGCGTTGGTCCCGGTGCTGGGCGAGGTGTCGACCTACATCGCGAGCGGGAACATCCTGTGCGAGCATCCGCACGATCCGGCATCCGCCTGTGGGGAGGTCCGCGCGCTCATCGCCCGCGAGTTCGGCGTCGACACTCCGGTGATCCTGCGGACACACGAGGCGCTCGTGCGGGCCCTGGAGTCGCATCCCTTCAGCGGTGCGACCGAGAAGCTGCTGCACGCGATGTTCCTCGAGGGTCCGGCAGCCCCCGGGGCCGTCGAGGCGCTGCAGCAGCGTCTCGTGCCGGGGGAGCGGATCGCGCTCGTCGGCGATGACCTGTGGATCGACTACGCCGAGGGCGGAGTTCACAGCACGAAGCTCACCAAGGCGGTGCTGGACCGTGCGCTCGGCGTCGCGGGCACGGCCCGCAACCTCCGAACCGTCATGAAGCTCGCCGAGCTGACCGCATGA
- a CDS encoding isochorismatase family protein, giving the protein MSRALLIVDVQNDFTEGGALAVVGGDAVASAVSSFLAAHAGEYDVIVASRDWHDASGDNGGHFADTPDFVDTWPAHCVAGTPGAEYDPLLVTDAVTHHVQKGQGVPAYSMFEGTTETGDTVGAILTGAGVLTADVVGIATDHCVRASALDAIAHGVRVRILTDLIAGVAPGPSEAALAELAHAGAMLVESGAA; this is encoded by the coding sequence ATGAGCAGAGCGCTTCTGATCGTCGATGTGCAGAACGACTTCACCGAAGGCGGTGCGCTGGCCGTGGTCGGCGGCGATGCCGTCGCATCCGCCGTGTCCTCCTTCCTCGCCGCGCATGCCGGCGAGTACGACGTGATCGTCGCGTCGCGGGACTGGCACGATGCCTCGGGTGACAACGGGGGGCACTTCGCCGACACCCCTGACTTCGTCGACACCTGGCCCGCGCACTGCGTCGCCGGGACGCCAGGGGCGGAGTACGACCCGCTGCTGGTCACGGATGCCGTCACGCACCACGTGCAGAAGGGGCAGGGGGTGCCGGCCTATTCGATGTTCGAGGGGACGACCGAGACGGGCGACACCGTCGGAGCGATCCTGACGGGCGCGGGCGTGCTCACTGCGGATGTGGTCGGGATCGCCACCGATCACTGCGTCCGAGCATCCGCTCTCGACGCGATCGCGCACGGCGTGCGGGTGCGGATCCTCACGGATCTGATCGCAGGTGTCGCTCCCGGCCCGAGCGAGGCGGCGCTCGCCGAGCTCGCCCACGCGGGCGCCATGCTCGTCGAGAGCGGCGCTGCGTGA
- a CDS encoding alpha/beta hydrolase has translation MNTRPTSRIRRAVAVIAGLAAASVALSGCLYAMIPEGAEPKPSVTNAPDTEGVAEDLLPFYGQTLSWTECGTGFDCTDVTAPLDWENPGEGEITLSVVRHQAEGTSQGSLLTNPGGPGASGVELVRDSLDFAVGADLIQNYDVIGFDPRGVGQSSAVTCFDAAGMDDYLYTIPAAPRGSAEWEAELLQAHKEFADACEANSGGILPYVTTINAARDMDLIRAVLGDKQLNYLGYSYGTFLGATYADLYPEKAGRLVLDGAIDPAVSGLDVGATQAIGFESALRAYMQDCLDSGECPFNGSVDEAMADLGALLASVDSSPLENGDGRMLGADALMTGIIAALYSADSWTYLTQAFDEALQGDPTTAFFLADFYNGRENGSYLDNSSEAFRAYNCMDYPVEDDPAAEAATTAKIAAGAPTIAPYWNGPDSCSVWPYPPTGTRGEITAEGAGPILVVGTTNDPATPYEWSESLADQLEQGVLITRVGEGHTGYNKGNTCVDSAVEAFLLDDVVPEDGLRCE, from the coding sequence GTGAATACTCGACCGACTTCCCGCATCCGACGCGCCGTGGCCGTGATCGCCGGTCTCGCTGCCGCATCCGTGGCGCTTTCCGGCTGCCTGTACGCGATGATCCCCGAGGGGGCTGAGCCGAAGCCTTCTGTGACCAACGCGCCGGACACAGAAGGTGTCGCAGAAGACCTGCTGCCCTTCTACGGGCAGACGCTCAGCTGGACCGAGTGCGGCACGGGCTTCGACTGCACCGACGTGACCGCCCCACTCGACTGGGAGAACCCCGGAGAGGGCGAGATCACCCTGTCGGTCGTGCGTCACCAGGCAGAGGGCACGTCGCAGGGGTCGTTGCTGACCAACCCGGGAGGTCCCGGTGCCAGCGGCGTCGAGCTGGTCCGCGACAGTCTGGACTTCGCCGTCGGTGCCGACCTGATCCAGAACTACGACGTGATCGGGTTCGACCCGCGCGGCGTCGGACAGTCGAGCGCCGTCACCTGCTTCGATGCGGCGGGCATGGACGACTATCTCTACACGATCCCCGCCGCTCCGCGGGGGAGTGCCGAGTGGGAGGCTGAGCTGCTGCAGGCGCACAAGGAGTTCGCCGACGCGTGCGAGGCGAACAGCGGCGGCATCCTGCCCTACGTCACGACGATCAATGCGGCGCGAGACATGGACTTGATCCGTGCGGTACTCGGCGACAAGCAGCTGAACTATCTCGGCTACTCGTACGGCACCTTCCTCGGTGCGACCTACGCCGATCTGTATCCCGAGAAGGCGGGGCGCCTCGTGCTCGACGGTGCCATCGATCCGGCGGTATCAGGTCTCGACGTCGGAGCGACCCAGGCGATCGGCTTCGAGTCCGCGCTCCGCGCCTACATGCAGGACTGCCTGGATTCGGGTGAGTGCCCGTTCAACGGGTCGGTCGATGAGGCGATGGCCGACCTCGGTGCACTGCTCGCGAGCGTCGACTCGTCGCCCCTCGAGAACGGCGACGGACGCATGCTGGGCGCCGACGCGCTGATGACCGGCATCATCGCTGCGCTGTACTCGGCCGACAGCTGGACCTACCTGACGCAGGCATTCGATGAGGCCCTCCAGGGCGACCCGACGACAGCGTTCTTCCTCGCCGACTTCTACAACGGTCGGGAGAACGGCAGCTACCTCGACAACTCGAGCGAGGCGTTCCGCGCGTACAACTGCATGGACTATCCGGTCGAGGACGACCCGGCGGCCGAGGCCGCCACCACGGCGAAGATCGCCGCGGGCGCACCGACCATCGCCCCCTACTGGAACGGTCCCGACTCCTGCTCGGTGTGGCCGTACCCGCCCACCGGCACCCGAGGCGAGATCACGGCAGAGGGTGCAGGGCCCATCCTCGTCGTCGGCACCACCAACGACCCGGCGACGCCGTATGAGTGGTCCGAGTCGCTCGCAGACCAGCTCGAACAGGGCGTTCTGATCACCCGCGTCGGCGAAGGCCACACCGGGTACAACAAGGGCAACACGTGCGTCGACAGCGCTGTGGAGGCCTTCCTCCTCGACGACGTCGTGCCCGAAGACGGCCTCCGCTGCGAGTGA
- a CDS encoding DNA polymerase III subunit delta' encodes MPQTVAAPFPWADVWGQDAAVETLRNAASDPTALSHAWLITGPPGSGRSTLAHAFAAALVADHPDDEAAMRQVLAGTHPDVTALRTDKVIITIAEARALVERSYFAPSAGRYRVIVVEDADRMVERTSNVLLKALEEPPEQTVWILCAPSEADLLPTIRSRVRSLRLREPDVADVARLITLRTGVDEAVAEQAARHAQRHIGMAQRLATDDAARRRRDETLRSVLGVRGVSDAVEVAGRIIQAATDDAKALTAERDSAERASLLRTVGIAEGQAVPPALRSQISALEDDQKKRATRSLRDGIDRVLTDLQSLFRDVVMLQFGRDGELINRELREELAALAAAWPETRTLVVLDHLADTRQSLERNVAPLLALESLLVTVTSGRTP; translated from the coding sequence ATGCCCCAGACTGTCGCCGCCCCCTTCCCGTGGGCCGACGTGTGGGGGCAGGACGCCGCCGTCGAGACGCTGCGCAACGCGGCATCCGATCCGACTGCGCTCTCGCATGCGTGGCTGATCACCGGGCCTCCCGGCTCGGGGCGCTCCACCCTCGCCCACGCCTTCGCGGCCGCTCTGGTCGCCGATCACCCCGACGACGAGGCGGCGATGCGTCAGGTGCTCGCGGGTACTCATCCCGACGTGACTGCCCTGCGCACCGACAAGGTCATCATCACGATCGCCGAGGCCCGCGCCCTGGTCGAGCGTTCTTATTTCGCACCGTCTGCCGGCCGTTACCGAGTGATCGTGGTCGAAGATGCCGATCGCATGGTCGAGCGCACCTCCAACGTCCTCCTGAAGGCACTCGAGGAGCCGCCCGAGCAGACCGTCTGGATCCTCTGTGCGCCCAGCGAGGCCGATCTGCTGCCGACGATCCGCTCTCGCGTGCGCTCGCTGCGACTGCGCGAGCCCGACGTCGCAGACGTGGCGCGGCTGATCACGCTCCGCACCGGCGTCGACGAGGCGGTGGCCGAACAGGCCGCTCGTCACGCGCAACGTCACATCGGCATGGCTCAGCGTCTGGCCACCGACGACGCGGCCCGCAGGCGTCGTGACGAGACCCTGCGATCGGTACTGGGAGTCCGCGGCGTCAGCGACGCGGTCGAGGTCGCCGGGCGCATCATCCAGGCAGCCACCGACGATGCCAAGGCGCTCACCGCCGAACGCGATTCGGCCGAGCGTGCGAGTCTGCTGCGCACGGTCGGCATCGCCGAGGGCCAGGCCGTGCCCCCTGCTCTGCGTTCCCAGATCTCCGCGCTCGAAGACGATCAGAAGAAGCGTGCGACCCGCAGCCTGCGCGACGGGATCGACAGGGTGCTGACCGACCTGCAGTCGCTCTTCCGCGACGTGGTCATGCTGCAGTTCGGCCGCGATGGCGAACTGATCAATCGCGAGCTCCGCGAAGAACTGGCGGCTCTGGCTGCCGCCTGGCCCGAGACCCGTACGCTTGTCGTACTCGACCACCTTGCCGACACTCGCCAGTCGCTGGAGCGCAACGTCGCCCCGCTTCTCGCACTCGAGAGCTTGCTCGTGACTGTCACGAGCGGGAGGACACCGTGA